CGCGGCGGCGCAGGCGGCGCTCGGTGAGTGGCTTCCCTGTCGCGAAGTCCGGCTCGGGTTGCGGCACCTTGCGGGGGCGGACGGCTGAGTGGCTCCCGTGCTGCGGAATCTGCTTCGGGAAGGGGCGCGGGGCTGAGTGGCTTCCCCGCTGCGGAGTCCGGCTCGGGGCGCGGCGGCGGCAGGCGGTTGAGTGGCTTCCGCGCTACGGAATCTGGTTCGGGGCGCGGTGGGGAAGTGGCAGGCGGTCGACTGGCTTCCCCGCCGCGGAGTCCGGTTCGGGGCGCGGTGGGGAAGGCGCGCGGCACCAAGTCGCTTCCGCACTGCGAAACCCGGCTCCGGGCGCGGCGGGGAAGTACAGTGCGGTGCATGTCGTCGCCTGCAGTTGTCTGGGATCCGTCGCTGCTGAAGTACGACCTGGGCGGGCAGCATCCGTTCAACCCCGTCCGGCTCGACCTCACCGTGCGGCTCGCTACTGAGCTGGGCGTGCTCGACGGCGTCGAGCTGCTCGTGCCCACCGCGGCGGGCGACGAGGAACTGCTGCGCGTCCACGCGCCCGAGTACCTGGCCGCCGTGCGGGAAGCTCCGAACGTCGGGTGGGACGTCGGGCACGGGCTCGGCACCGACGACAATCCCGTGTTCCCCGGGATGCACGACGCGACCGCGCTCGTCGTCGGTTCGACGCTGCTCGCCGCGCGCAAGATCGCCGACGGCGAGGTGCGGCGGGCAGTCAACATCGCGGGCGGGTTGCACCACGCGATGCGCGATCACGCGTCTGGGTTCTGCATTTACAACGACTGCGCGATCGCCATCTCGTGGCTGCTTGACCACGGCTTCGACCGCATCGCGTACGTCGACACCGACGTGCACCACGGCGACGGCGTCCAAGCCGCGTTTTACGACGACCCTCGCGTGCTAACCGTCTCTATGCACCAGCACCCGTTCACGCTCTGGCCCGGCACCGGCTACTCCGCCGAGATCGGCAAGGGCAAGGCGGCCGGCACGGCGGTGAACGTCCCGCTGCCTCCGCACACGCAGGACCCCGGGTGGCTGCGCGCGTTCGACGCGGTGGTTCCGGCTGTGCTGCAAGAGTTCCAGCCGCAGCTGCTGGTCACCCAGTGCGGGGTGGACTCGCACGAGGAGGACCCGATGGCCGACATGTCGCTGTCGGTCGACGGACACCGCACCATCTACTCCACGCTGCGCGACCTGGCCGAACGCTATGCGAACGGCCGCTGGCTCGCCGTCGGCGGCGGGGGATACCAGCTGATCCGCGTGGTGCCGCGCTCGTGGACGCACCTCATGGCGACCGTGCTGGACCGCGACGTCCCGCCGGACACGCCGCTTCCGCCCGGCTGGGTCTCGACGGTCACCCGCGCCGCCCCCGCGGCCGACCTCCCCGCCGCGATGACCGACGGCAAGGACACCGCCTTCAAACCGTGGGGCGACGACGCGGACGACCCGGTGGACATCGCGATCCGCGACACCCGCCGCGCGATCTTCCCGCTGCACGGCCTCGACCCGGACGATCCGAGGGACTGACCATGCCCGACCAGCCTCGCCAGCCCGGCTCCGGCGACCCCGGACCGGGCGACCCCGCCCCCGACGCTGACCCGGCGACCGGGCCCGGCGGAACCGACAACACCTCCCGCCACCCGGGCGGCGACCGCGCCCCCGACGCTCACTCGGCGACCGGGCCCGGCGGAACCGACAACACCTCCCGCCACCCGGACGGCGACCCCGCCCCCGACGCTCACTCGGCGACCGGCCCCGGCGGAACCGACGCCTCCCGCCACCCGCACCGCGAGCCCACCGCGGCGGGAACTCCGGGACCGGGCGGCACTTCCGCCCCGGACGGCCCCGGATCGCCAGGTCCGGCCGTTGAGGGCGGCGGGCAGAGTGGCTTGCCGGGCAGGTCCGGGCAGGGCGGGAGCGGCTTGCCCGGCGGGTCCGGCCGGGGCGGCGAGTTCGGAGCGTTCGGCGAGGCCTCTGCGGTGAATCCGGCGGCGGCTGGACGCGACGCTTCAACTGCTGGGGGAGGGAAGGGAGGCAGTGATTCGCCTGCCGGGCCTGGGCAGGGGCAGGGCGGGAGTGGCTTGCCAGGCGAGCCGGGTGCGTTCGGCGGAGCATCTGCGGCGAACCCGGCAGCGGGTGGACGCGCGGCTTCGGAACGGGATGCGTCGGCGAGAGATTCTGCTGCGACGGGAGGCGATGCGATGTCGAGCGAGTTCGGAACCGGCAACCCTGCTGCGGAGGGACGCAGTGCCGCGGCCGCGAACCCCGCAGCGGGGGAGTCGAGGCGGGCTGCGGCGAACCCTGCGGAGAGTGGCGAAGCCGCGAACCCCGCTGCGGAAGGCACCACCTCGGAACATCCCGCCGCGGACGGGAAGCGCGACCCTTACGACTATCCCCGCGATTGGGAAGCCGACGTAGTCCTCTCCGACGGCGGCACTGTCCACTTGCGACCCGTCGTCCCCAGTGACGCCGACGGGCTCGTCGCCTTGCACAGCAGGCTGTCGGACCGCACCCGGTACTTCCGGTACTTCGGTGCCTACCCGCGCATCCCGCCGCGCGATTTGGAGCGGTTTTCCACTGTCGATCACCACGATCGGGTTGCGTTTGTGGCCCTGTTGGGGGACGACGTGGTCGCGGTGGGACGGTACGAGAGGCTCGATCAGGGGCCTTCGGCGGAGGTCGCGTTCGTGGTCGACGACAAGCACCAAGGGCGCGGCCTCGGGTCGATTTTGCTGGAGCATCTCGCCGCGGCGGCGTCGGAGTGCGGGTTGCGGCGGTTCGTCGCCGAGGTGTTGAGCGAGAACGCCGCCATGGTGCGGGTGTTCCGCGACGCGGGCTACCAGGTCAGTCGCGCGATCGAGGAAGGCGTGCTGCATCTCGAGTTCGACATCGACCCGACGGAGGAATCGCTCGCGGTCGCGCGGTCGAGGGAGCAGGCCGCCGAGGCGCGGAGTGTGCACAATTTGCTCCATCCCGAGACGGTGGCGGT
The nucleotide sequence above comes from Amycolatopsis sp. AA4. Encoded proteins:
- a CDS encoding acetoin utilization protein AcuC, whose product is MSSPAVVWDPSLLKYDLGGQHPFNPVRLDLTVRLATELGVLDGVELLVPTAAGDEELLRVHAPEYLAAVREAPNVGWDVGHGLGTDDNPVFPGMHDATALVVGSTLLAARKIADGEVRRAVNIAGGLHHAMRDHASGFCIYNDCAIAISWLLDHGFDRIAYVDTDVHHGDGVQAAFYDDPRVLTVSMHQHPFTLWPGTGYSAEIGKGKAAGTAVNVPLPPHTQDPGWLRAFDAVVPAVLQEFQPQLLVTQCGVDSHEEDPMADMSLSVDGHRTIYSTLRDLAERYANGRWLAVGGGGYQLIRVVPRSWTHLMATVLDRDVPPDTPLPPGWVSTVTRAAPAADLPAAMTDGKDTAFKPWGDDADDPVDIAIRDTRRAIFPLHGLDPDDPRD